One genomic segment of Drosophila melanogaster chromosome 3R includes these proteins:
- the CG10286 gene encoding uncharacterized protein, whose amino-acid sequence MGKVRKVKTRTPSGVDTSAEIDVESAGEAEGCGPIEAICVHLQQANVEEKLNGLHSFAVLALRKEKVPEIRDSELVRIAAPLLCDKESAIRNAAAGAFRNLSVFGTEVCDFLVENDILTALLTLVRSYDLTKGGFENELHADTFQQAIHLLRNLCESSPTATEALNQANFLSSLLLGFDYRKFGLEVAISVAQLVLVVSENNSSSWNVLASSTILPELLVAPTESHAQLYLNALAAGILCNVPACAAAHTREILNSLDKLLSIDPQAQLQSCKSEILNAKSKNEAPVLEISMETEDMTETQSANQSKPNQCDAEVALKNLEHLLDAQRLVAEIITNLGSSDEQSNWDTDSEHSESESVADYDMEDETADSGSGGLPANFLETIKQNKVIEKLWQKAQPLQPAVENLVSQQENIKEKVEKLRVSYLICLQNLCNVLPPEDLGGCSNLYNMWMILGQQAFRGSEDVSVMEAITSLMRSSLSLLKSRKDLFGQMTENDLNMIIEGASKCTDINIRVNWNRMLGTLGSLLSEPLVKAIVLFLLTYCAQEDDLWALSEGLDALMDIFAVDDWPQIIAELEMCDRVQALEELFKSKLRQQRRELKERRATVQTVKTNFSRFVFYLNKNCKK is encoded by the coding sequence ATGGGAAAAGTTCGAAAAGTAAAAACACGGACGCCATCCGGCGTGGACACCTCGGCGGAAATCGATGTGGAATCAGCGGGCGAAGCGGAGGGCTGCGGACCCATCGAGGCGATTTGCGTTCACCTGCAGCAGGCGAACGTGGAGGAGAAGCTGAACGGACTGCACTCATTCGCCGTGCTGGCGCTGCGAAAGGAGAAGGTTCCCGAAATACGCGACAGCGAGTTGGTCCGGATTGCGGCCCCCCTGCTGTGCGATAAGGAGAGCGCCATCCGGAATGCGGCGGCCGGTGCCTTTCGGAATTTGTCGGTGTTTGGCACGGAGGTGTGCGACTTCCTCGTTGAGAACGACATACTGACCGCCCTGCTGACTCTGGTCCGTAGCTATGATCTGACAAAAGGTGGATTCGAAAACGAGCTGCATGCGGACACCTTCCAGCAAGCAATCCATCTGCTCCGAAATCTGTGCGAGAGCTCGCCCACCGCCACAGAAGCACTAAATCAGGCCAACTTTCTTTCCAGCCTGCTGCTGGGCTTCGACTACAGAAAGTTCGGACTCGAAGTTGCCATTTCAGTGGCCCAACTCGTATTGGTGGTGTCTGAGAACAACTCCAGCTCGTGGAACGTCCTGGCCAGCAGTACAATACTACCTGAGCTTCTTGTGGCTCCCACAGAAAGTCACGCGCAGCTTTACCTGAACGCCTTAGCTGCTGGTATCCTATGCAATGTACCCGCATGCGCGGCCGCCCACACTCGGGAAATCCTGAACAGTCTGGACAAACTACTCTCCATAGATCCACAGGCCCAGCTGCAAAGCTGCAAAAGCGAAATTCTAAATGCAAAGTCGAAGAACGAGGCCCCCGTGCTGGAAATCTCCATGGAGACAGAGGATATGACGGAAACACAGAGTGCCAATCAGTCGAAACCTAACCAATGCGATGCCGAGGTAGCACTCAAGAACCTCGAGCACTTGCTAGATGCCCAGCGCCTGGTAGCGGAGATTATAACCAACCTGGGCTCCAGCGATGAACAGAGCAACTGGGATACAGATAGCGAGCATTCAGAGTCTGAGAGCGTGGCCGATTACGACATGGAGGACGAGACAGCTGACAGTGGATCGGGGGGACTGCCCGCCAACTTCTTGGAGActatcaaacaaaacaaagtgatCGAGAAACTATGGCAAAAGGCTCAACCACTGCAACCTGCTGTGGAAAATCTTGTGTCCCAGCAAGAGAATATCAAGgagaaagtggaaaaattaagaGTATCATACTTGATTTGCCTCCAGAACCTATGCAATGTGCTGCCCCCTGAAGATTTGGGGGGCTGCAGCAACCTCTATAACATGTGGATGATCTTGGGTCAACAAGCATTTAGGGGAAGTGAAGATGTATCCGTTATGGAGGCCATTACGTCACTAATGCGCTCCTCGCTGAGTTTGCTCAAGTCTCGCAAGGATCTTTTCGGCCAGATGACCGAGAATGATCTCAACATGATTATCGAGGGCGCTAGCAAGTGCACAGATATAAATATTCGCGTTAACTGGAACCGCATGCTGGGTACGCTGGGTTCTCTGCTCTCAGAGCCCCTGGTTAAGGCAATAGTGCTCTTCCTATTGACTTACTGTGCCCAGGAAGATGACCTGTGGGCCCTGTCTGAAGGACTAGATGCACTAATGGACATTTTCGCAGTGGACGACTGGCCGCAGATCATCGCGGAGTTGGAGATGTGCGATCGTGTCCAGGCACTAGAGGAGTTGTTCAAGTCTAAACTGCGGCAGCAGCGACGGGAGCTAAAGGAGCGACGAGCCACAGTGCAAACAGTGAAGACTAATTTTTCAcgctttgttttttatcttaatAAGAactgtaaaaaataa
- the CRAT gene encoding carnitine O-Acetyl-Transferase, isoform E codes for MKFRGNGKLLWNLTKNSLAQQSPNGIAKKVLPASSYSTVQKTIPLEQPNLLKYHVLPLEETLNRFMTTVEPLLTPEEFQRQKGITSEFLKKQGRELQLLLEETGSKEKNWLAHRWLKAAYLTYRDPVTVFVSPGMTFPKQNFRDSRAFVDYTARVIYGLGEFNDMVHANKIPIVKMGKNELDNSQFGKVFGTCRIPRRGTDEIVYNPDSDYVVVIYKNHFYQLKIYSKEGKLIAAPCLAAQLENIVLKETQVGVPYGILTTDSRDNWAEAYEYLVETPGNRDALKTIQGALFTVSLDEGTILKEGEETDELILSLIHGSGSKINSGNRWMDKTIQLVVNPNGNVGFTYEHSPAEGQPIAMMMDYVVQKMKEDPSFGQSGSQDFAPAQKIQFSSSNKSLEKSLNVAQENVDKLADALQMKVLKFNGFGKDFIKKQRLGPDSFVQMALQLAFYKMHSEPPAQYESAHLRIFDGGRTETIRSCSNESLAFSRAMQDPNVTDQERAAKLREAVVSHQTYAKLALQGKGVDRHLLGLKLMALEHSKPIPEFFKSPGFVKSSHFRMSTSQVATKYDAFMGYGPATDDGYACCYNPRDNDIILAISAWRHCPITDHLKFVKTLEQSFFEMKNVLEKNPPETKSKL; via the exons ATGAAGTTCCGTGGCAATGGAAAGCTTTTGTGGAATTTG ACCAAGAACTCCTTGGCCCAGCAGTCTCCAAATGGGATCGCCAAGAAAGTGCTGCCCGCTAGCAGCTACAGCACCGTCCAGAAGACCATTCCCTTGGAGCAGCCGAATCTGCTGAAGTACCACGTCCTGCCGCTGGAGGAAACGCTGAACCGCTTCATGACCACTGTGGAACCTCTCCTGACGCCTGAGGAGTTTCAACGGCAAAAGGGAATCACCTCCGAGTTTTTAAAAAAGCAGGGACGCGAactgcagctgctcctggAAGAAACCGGCAGCAAGGAGAAGAATTGGCTGGCCCACCGCTGGCTGAAGGCTGCCTATTTGACCTATCGAGATCCAGTCACCGTGTTCGTGAGTCCTGGCATGACCTTTCCCAAGCAAAACTTCAGGGACTCACGTGCTTTCGTGGACTATACCGCCAGGGTTATCTATGGACTGGGAGAATTCAACGACATGGTGCACGCCAACAAAATTCCGATCGTTAAAATGGGCAAGAACGAGCTGGACAACAGCCAGTTTGGCAAGGTATTCGGCACATGTCGGATTCCCAGAAGGGGCACCGACGAGATCGTGTACAATCCCGACTCCGATTATGTGGTGGTGATCTACAAGAATCACTTCTACCAACTGAAGATATACAGTAAGGAGGGAAAGCTCATTGCTGCACCATGTCTAGCTGCTCAACTCGAGAATATCGTCTTGAAGGAAACGCAAGTGGGAGTTCCTTATGGTATTCTGACCACCGACTCCAGGGACAATTGGGCGGAGGCCTACGAATATCTGGTTGAGACTCCTGGCAACCGGGATGCCCTCAAGACCATTCAGGGTGCTCTGTTCACCGTCTCACTCGATGAGGGTACTATCCTAAAGGAAGGCGAAGAGACCGACGAACTTATCCTATCGCTGATCCATGGCAGTGGCAGCAAGATAAACAGCGGCAACCGTTGGATGGACAAGACTATTCAGCTGGTGGTAAACCCCAATGGAAACGTCGGATTCACTTATGAGCACTCGCCGGCTGAGGGCCAGCCCATTGCGATGATGATGGACTACGTGGTGCAAAAGAT gAAGGAAGACCCTAGCTTCGGGCAATCTGGCTCACAGGACTTTGCTCCTGCACAGAAAATACAGTTCTCTTCGAGCAATAAAAGTCTAGAGAAATCTTTGAACGTCGCCCAGGAAAACGTGGATAAACTTGCCGATGCTCTCCAAATGAAGGTTCTGAAATTCAACGGCTTTGGAAAGGATTTCATAAAGAAACAGCGTCTGGGTCCGGACAGCTTTGTTCAGATGGCGCTGCAGCTCGCCTTCTACAA AATGCACTCGGAACCACCTGCGCAATATGAGTCGGCGCACTTGCGCATATTCGACGGCGGACGAACCGAAACTATACGCTCTTGCTCCAACGAATCCCTGGCCTTTTCCCGCGCTATGCAGGACCCAAACGTTACCGATCAGGAACGCGCCGCCAAGCTTCGTGAGGCAGTAGTGTCTCATCAGACGTATGCTAAGCTGGCTCTTCAGGGAAAGGGTGTGGATCGTCACCTGCTTGGACTGAAGCTGATGGCTCTGGAGCACAGCAAGCCAATTCCCGAGTTCTTCAAGTCGCCGGGCTTTGTTAAGTCCAGTCACTTCCGCATGTCCACCTCACAGGTAGCCACTAAATACGATGCTTTCATGGGATACGGCCCGGCGACTGACGATGGTTATGCATGCTGCTATAATCCTCGGGATAATGACATCATATTGGCCATATCCGCTTGGCGCCATTGCCCAATAACGGATCACTTGAAGTTCGTTAAGACCCTCGAGCAATCCTTTTTCGAAATGAAGAATGTTCTCGAGAAGAACCCGCCTGAGACTAAGTCGAAGTTGTAA
- the CRAT gene encoding carnitine O-Acetyl-Transferase, isoform A, producing the protein MLINRSKTRVSPTSERILEKTEAEMKFRGNGKLLWNLTKNSLAQQSPNGIAKKVLPASSYSTVQKTIPLEQPNLLKYHVLPLEETLNRFMTTVEPLLTPEEFQRQKGITSEFLKKQGRELQLLLEETGSKEKNWLAHRWLKAAYLTYRDPVTVFVSPGMTFPKQNFRDSRAFVDYTARVIYGLGEFNDMVHANKIPIVKMGKNELDNSQFGKVFGTCRIPRRGTDEIVYNPDSDYVVVIYKNHFYQLKIYSKEGKLIAAPCLAAQLENIVLKETQVGVPYGILTTDSRDNWAEAYEYLVETPGNRDALKTIQGALFTVSLDEGTILKEGEETDELILSLIHGSGSKINSGNRWMDKTIQLVVNPNGNVGFTYEHSPAEGQPIAMMMDYVVQKMKEDPSFGQSGSQDFAPAQKIQFSSSNKSLEKSLNVAQENVDKLADALQMKVLKFNGFGKDFIKKQRLGPDSFVQMALQLAFYKMHSEPPAQYESAHLRIFDGGRTETIRSCSNESLAFSRAMQDPNVTDQERAAKLREAVVSHQTYAKLALQGKGVDRHLLGLKLMALEHSKPIPEFFKSPGFVKSSHFRMSTSQVATKYDAFMGYGPATDDGYACCYNPRDNDIILAISAWRHCPITDHLKFVKTLEQSFFEMKNVLEKNPPETKSKL; encoded by the exons ATGTTAATTAACCGGAGCAAAACAAGAGTGAG CCCAACGTCTGAGCGAATCCTCGAGAAAACCGAAGCCGAGATGAAGTTCCGTGGCAATGGAAAGCTTTTGTGGAATTTG ACCAAGAACTCCTTGGCCCAGCAGTCTCCAAATGGGATCGCCAAGAAAGTGCTGCCCGCTAGCAGCTACAGCACCGTCCAGAAGACCATTCCCTTGGAGCAGCCGAATCTGCTGAAGTACCACGTCCTGCCGCTGGAGGAAACGCTGAACCGCTTCATGACCACTGTGGAACCTCTCCTGACGCCTGAGGAGTTTCAACGGCAAAAGGGAATCACCTCCGAGTTTTTAAAAAAGCAGGGACGCGAactgcagctgctcctggAAGAAACCGGCAGCAAGGAGAAGAATTGGCTGGCCCACCGCTGGCTGAAGGCTGCCTATTTGACCTATCGAGATCCAGTCACCGTGTTCGTGAGTCCTGGCATGACCTTTCCCAAGCAAAACTTCAGGGACTCACGTGCTTTCGTGGACTATACCGCCAGGGTTATCTATGGACTGGGAGAATTCAACGACATGGTGCACGCCAACAAAATTCCGATCGTTAAAATGGGCAAGAACGAGCTGGACAACAGCCAGTTTGGCAAGGTATTCGGCACATGTCGGATTCCCAGAAGGGGCACCGACGAGATCGTGTACAATCCCGACTCCGATTATGTGGTGGTGATCTACAAGAATCACTTCTACCAACTGAAGATATACAGTAAGGAGGGAAAGCTCATTGCTGCACCATGTCTAGCTGCTCAACTCGAGAATATCGTCTTGAAGGAAACGCAAGTGGGAGTTCCTTATGGTATTCTGACCACCGACTCCAGGGACAATTGGGCGGAGGCCTACGAATATCTGGTTGAGACTCCTGGCAACCGGGATGCCCTCAAGACCATTCAGGGTGCTCTGTTCACCGTCTCACTCGATGAGGGTACTATCCTAAAGGAAGGCGAAGAGACCGACGAACTTATCCTATCGCTGATCCATGGCAGTGGCAGCAAGATAAACAGCGGCAACCGTTGGATGGACAAGACTATTCAGCTGGTGGTAAACCCCAATGGAAACGTCGGATTCACTTATGAGCACTCGCCGGCTGAGGGCCAGCCCATTGCGATGATGATGGACTACGTGGTGCAAAAGAT gAAGGAAGACCCTAGCTTCGGGCAATCTGGCTCACAGGACTTTGCTCCTGCACAGAAAATACAGTTCTCTTCGAGCAATAAAAGTCTAGAGAAATCTTTGAACGTCGCCCAGGAAAACGTGGATAAACTTGCCGATGCTCTCCAAATGAAGGTTCTGAAATTCAACGGCTTTGGAAAGGATTTCATAAAGAAACAGCGTCTGGGTCCGGACAGCTTTGTTCAGATGGCGCTGCAGCTCGCCTTCTACAA AATGCACTCGGAACCACCTGCGCAATATGAGTCGGCGCACTTGCGCATATTCGACGGCGGACGAACCGAAACTATACGCTCTTGCTCCAACGAATCCCTGGCCTTTTCCCGCGCTATGCAGGACCCAAACGTTACCGATCAGGAACGCGCCGCCAAGCTTCGTGAGGCAGTAGTGTCTCATCAGACGTATGCTAAGCTGGCTCTTCAGGGAAAGGGTGTGGATCGTCACCTGCTTGGACTGAAGCTGATGGCTCTGGAGCACAGCAAGCCAATTCCCGAGTTCTTCAAGTCGCCGGGCTTTGTTAAGTCCAGTCACTTCCGCATGTCCACCTCACAGGTAGCCACTAAATACGATGCTTTCATGGGATACGGCCCGGCGACTGACGATGGTTATGCATGCTGCTATAATCCTCGGGATAATGACATCATATTGGCCATATCCGCTTGGCGCCATTGCCCAATAACGGATCACTTGAAGTTCGTTAAGACCCTCGAGCAATCCTTTTTCGAAATGAAGAATGTTCTCGAGAAGAACCCGCCTGAGACTAAGTCGAAGTTGTAA
- the CRAT gene encoding carnitine O-Acetyl-Transferase, isoform B: MYKYQSPTSERILEKTEAEMKFRGNGKLLWNLTKNSLAQQSPNGIAKKVLPASSYSTVQKTIPLEQPNLLKYHVLPLEETLNRFMTTVEPLLTPEEFQRQKGITSEFLKKQGRELQLLLEETGSKEKNWLAHRWLKAAYLTYRDPVTVFVSPGMTFPKQNFRDSRAFVDYTARVIYGLGEFNDMVHANKIPIVKMGKNELDNSQFGKVFGTCRIPRRGTDEIVYNPDSDYVVVIYKNHFYQLKIYSKEGKLIAAPCLAAQLENIVLKETQVGVPYGILTTDSRDNWAEAYEYLVETPGNRDALKTIQGALFTVSLDEGTILKEGEETDELILSLIHGSGSKINSGNRWMDKTIQLVVNPNGNVGFTYEHSPAEGQPIAMMMDYVVQKMKEDPSFGQSGSQDFAPAQKIQFSSSNKSLEKSLNVAQENVDKLADALQMKVLKFNGFGKDFIKKQRLGPDSFVQMALQLAFYKMHSEPPAQYESAHLRIFDGGRTETIRSCSNESLAFSRAMQDPNVTDQERAAKLREAVVSHQTYAKLALQGKGVDRHLLGLKLMALEHSKPIPEFFKSPGFVKSSHFRMSTSQVATKYDAFMGYGPATDDGYACCYNPRDNDIILAISAWRHCPITDHLKFVKTLEQSFFEMKNVLEKNPPETKSKL; this comes from the exons ATGTACAAATATCAAAG CCCAACGTCTGAGCGAATCCTCGAGAAAACCGAAGCCGAGATGAAGTTCCGTGGCAATGGAAAGCTTTTGTGGAATTTG ACCAAGAACTCCTTGGCCCAGCAGTCTCCAAATGGGATCGCCAAGAAAGTGCTGCCCGCTAGCAGCTACAGCACCGTCCAGAAGACCATTCCCTTGGAGCAGCCGAATCTGCTGAAGTACCACGTCCTGCCGCTGGAGGAAACGCTGAACCGCTTCATGACCACTGTGGAACCTCTCCTGACGCCTGAGGAGTTTCAACGGCAAAAGGGAATCACCTCCGAGTTTTTAAAAAAGCAGGGACGCGAactgcagctgctcctggAAGAAACCGGCAGCAAGGAGAAGAATTGGCTGGCCCACCGCTGGCTGAAGGCTGCCTATTTGACCTATCGAGATCCAGTCACCGTGTTCGTGAGTCCTGGCATGACCTTTCCCAAGCAAAACTTCAGGGACTCACGTGCTTTCGTGGACTATACCGCCAGGGTTATCTATGGACTGGGAGAATTCAACGACATGGTGCACGCCAACAAAATTCCGATCGTTAAAATGGGCAAGAACGAGCTGGACAACAGCCAGTTTGGCAAGGTATTCGGCACATGTCGGATTCCCAGAAGGGGCACCGACGAGATCGTGTACAATCCCGACTCCGATTATGTGGTGGTGATCTACAAGAATCACTTCTACCAACTGAAGATATACAGTAAGGAGGGAAAGCTCATTGCTGCACCATGTCTAGCTGCTCAACTCGAGAATATCGTCTTGAAGGAAACGCAAGTGGGAGTTCCTTATGGTATTCTGACCACCGACTCCAGGGACAATTGGGCGGAGGCCTACGAATATCTGGTTGAGACTCCTGGCAACCGGGATGCCCTCAAGACCATTCAGGGTGCTCTGTTCACCGTCTCACTCGATGAGGGTACTATCCTAAAGGAAGGCGAAGAGACCGACGAACTTATCCTATCGCTGATCCATGGCAGTGGCAGCAAGATAAACAGCGGCAACCGTTGGATGGACAAGACTATTCAGCTGGTGGTAAACCCCAATGGAAACGTCGGATTCACTTATGAGCACTCGCCGGCTGAGGGCCAGCCCATTGCGATGATGATGGACTACGTGGTGCAAAAGAT gAAGGAAGACCCTAGCTTCGGGCAATCTGGCTCACAGGACTTTGCTCCTGCACAGAAAATACAGTTCTCTTCGAGCAATAAAAGTCTAGAGAAATCTTTGAACGTCGCCCAGGAAAACGTGGATAAACTTGCCGATGCTCTCCAAATGAAGGTTCTGAAATTCAACGGCTTTGGAAAGGATTTCATAAAGAAACAGCGTCTGGGTCCGGACAGCTTTGTTCAGATGGCGCTGCAGCTCGCCTTCTACAA AATGCACTCGGAACCACCTGCGCAATATGAGTCGGCGCACTTGCGCATATTCGACGGCGGACGAACCGAAACTATACGCTCTTGCTCCAACGAATCCCTGGCCTTTTCCCGCGCTATGCAGGACCCAAACGTTACCGATCAGGAACGCGCCGCCAAGCTTCGTGAGGCAGTAGTGTCTCATCAGACGTATGCTAAGCTGGCTCTTCAGGGAAAGGGTGTGGATCGTCACCTGCTTGGACTGAAGCTGATGGCTCTGGAGCACAGCAAGCCAATTCCCGAGTTCTTCAAGTCGCCGGGCTTTGTTAAGTCCAGTCACTTCCGCATGTCCACCTCACAGGTAGCCACTAAATACGATGCTTTCATGGGATACGGCCCGGCGACTGACGATGGTTATGCATGCTGCTATAATCCTCGGGATAATGACATCATATTGGCCATATCCGCTTGGCGCCATTGCCCAATAACGGATCACTTGAAGTTCGTTAAGACCCTCGAGCAATCCTTTTTCGAAATGAAGAATGTTCTCGAGAAGAACCCGCCTGAGACTAAGTCGAAGTTGTAA
- the CG42564 gene encoding uncharacterized protein, translating into MLALVVFLIASCLTIQTAATTTPSPAVTEAGHPSPGGSQGQEEPGNSSSTELPDYCDPSLCHKELKHVACNASIELHDKCSLDAELIVISPKVERFLLRRFNELRDSVAKGGFNGLSPASRMGTLKWNPELAYLAEFNVRDCVLRHDECRNTKFTQNAGQTVGYRGIKGKLPELEDILRDIIGVWLREKSRTSMVNIMKYVEQESQSPKYNFLQIVLENAESVGCAIVQQSRHGWIQTFFACNYGHAPVVGSPVYEPGKKAAESCKTGANPKYAHLCAESEVYEKVTPKAGNASSPEIKTRTLGKRDFVMLNGENADGTPPAEGGAPAPAADGAAAAPAAEGGAAAPGEAAATPAVDGAAPGATPGVTPVEGEGSTPAPTAGGTPASESPGGEEAHAEGLLEPMPKPLDRAALEKKFARFLALIKRAEMFHGRRKIVVISSNHEVDDDRVQQEGAEGDATIRTMERAFSRRRAIMRRSIGSHMRSRKPSGFWAPQWIAMP; encoded by the exons ATGTTGGCCCTTGTCGTTTTTCTGATTGCCAGTTGTTTGACCATTCAAACGGCAGCCACTACGACACCAAGTCCAGCGGTCACCGAAGCTGGTCACCCATCTCCTGGAGGTTCGCAAGGTCAAGAGGAGCCAGGAAACAGCTCCTCAACGGAACTACCGGACTACTGCGATCCCTCCTTGTGCCACAAAGAACTCAAACATGTGGCTTGCAACGCATCAATC GAACTGCACGACAAGTGCTCTCTGGACGCTGAGCTCATAGTGATAAGCCCAAAGGTGGAAAGATTCCTATTAAGGCGATTTAATGAGTTGAGGGATAGCGTGGCCAAAGGAGGGTTCAACGGACTGAGTCCTGCCAGTCGGATGGGCACCTTGAAGTGGAACCCGGAACTGGCCTACCTAGCTGAATTCAATGTGAGGGATTGTGTCCTGAGGCACGACGAGTGCCGGAACACGAAGTTCACGCAAAACGCTGGCCAGACGGTTGGGTATCGAGGCATTAAAGGAAAATTGCCAGAGTTGGAGGATATCCTTAGGGATATCATAGGGGTGTGGTTGCGGGAAAAATCCAGAACTTCGATGGTGAACATCATGAAGTATGTCGAGCAGGAATCTCA GTCGCCGAAGTACAACTTTTTACAGATCGTGCTGGAGAACGCTGAATCCGTGGGCTGTGCCATCGTTCAGCAGTCCCGGCATGGCTGGATTCAGACGTTTTTCGCGTGCAACTATGGCCACGCCCCGGTTGTGGGCTCGCCCGTCTACGAGCCCGGGAAAAAGGCGGCGGAGTCCTGCAAGACCGGAGCGAACCCGAAATATGCACATCTCTGCGCCGAGTCCGAGGTCTACGAGAAGGTTACGCCGAAAGCAGGAAACGCGTCCAGTCCCGAAATTAAAACTAGAACTCTTGGAAAACGGGACTTCGTCATGCTCAACGGCGAAAACGCTGATGGAACGCCGCCAGCTGAAGGTGgggcaccagcaccagcagccgatggagcagcagcagcgcctgCCGCCgaaggaggagcagctgcacCTGGAGAAGCTGCAGCCACTCCAGCAGTCGACGGAGCAGCGCCAGGAGCCACTCCAGGAGTCACCCCGGTGGAGGGAGAAGGCTCCACTCCTGCACCAACAGCTGGAGGGACACCCGCTTCCGAATCGCCAGGAGGGGAAGAAGCTCATGCCGAAGGGCTACTGGAACCCATGCCAAAGCCTCTGGACAGGGCTGCGCTGGAGAAGAAGTTCGCCCGCTTCCTGGCGCTGATAAAGCGGGCTGAGATGTTCCATGGTCGCCGGAAGATCGTGGTCATATCCAGCAATCACGAGGTGGATGATGACCGCGTGCAACAGGAAGGCGCAGAAGGCGACGCAACTATTAGAACCATGGAAAGGGCTTTCTCCAGACGCAGAGCAATAATGAGACGCTCGATAGGTAGCCACATGCGCAGTCGTAAGCCAAGTGGCTTTTGGGCTCCGCAATGGATAGCTATGCCTTGA
- the CG42537 gene encoding uncharacterized protein, which translates to MKLLLVLACVVLYVSLACGQNRCDGRPRGRLSCEGGKNEGFGGRHCRRTAMDEMWYYNQRTRKCLKMKYLGCGGNQNRYCSLRHCQRSCP; encoded by the exons ATGAAGTTACTTTTGGTTCTAGCTTGCGTTGTGCTCTACGTATCTCTCGCATGTGGCCAGAATCGCTGCGATGGTCGTCCTAGGG GTCGTCTGAGTTGCGAAGGCGGCAAGAACGAAGGATTTGGGGGAAGGCATTGCCGGAGAACTGCCATGGACGAAATGTGGTACTATAACCAGAGAACCAGGAAGTGCCTCAAGATGAAGTACCTCGGATGTGGCGGCAACCAGAATCGCTACTGCTCCTTGAGACACTGTCAAAGGTCGTGCCCATGA